The nucleotide window AAGTGAGCGTACCACCACCACCAATAGTTTGCGGTGCCGTTCCATTCAGCGTCAACGTTTCTGCTGAGCCAGGATTAAACCCAAGTGCTGCGCCTGAGCTTACGGTCACGTTGCCGCCAATGAAAATAGAGTTCCCCAGGTTAAGCTCAACTGTGCCGCTGGTTACCGTCAGGTTACCCGCAATTGTTAGTACTCCACCAGACGTAGATCTAGCTTGTCCAGCAGCACCCAGATCAAACTCCAGGTTGCCATAAGTACGCTGGCTTACTGGTGGGGCATATGGCCCACCAACACTCCCGGCTGGAATTGTAATTACGTAGGTGCTGGCAGGTTCAAGCGTGATGGCTGAATTGGGAGCTGTTGCTCCAAATATCTGCTCGCCGCCCGACTGCTGCACGCGGGAGCCGTTGCGGAATACTACGGTGTTGTAGCTGGCTGTGTTTGTACCGAAAGAAGCACCGCTCATAAGCGTATTCTGCAGGAAGGAGCTGCCCGACACAAACTCTATGCTATTGGTACCATTACCCAGCAAGCGCTGTGCGCCGTTGTTGAATTCCAAATGTCCGGCAATGGTAGCCGTTGCGCCCGTCGCCAACTGGATGTTAAGCCCCGTAGTGGCGCCAATCGAACTGGTAACCGTAAGCGAAGAGCCAGCCTCAATCACGAAGTCGGCTCCGTTGAGGTTGGTGTTGCGTACAGTGAGGGTGCGGTTGTTGGAGGCATTCAGGAAAGTAGCGGCTACGTTGTTACGCAGGATCAGTTGACCGATAGATTCGCTGGTGCCAAAGTCTACCGTAGGAGTAGCCGTAAGTGTGGTAATACCATCGAAGATCAGCAGGTCATTGCCGGTGGCCGTAGTACGGGCTGGCGTCCAGCTGGCCGCAGCTGTCCAACTGGTGCCGGTGCCATTCCACACGTAGGTGGGCGGCGCGGCACCAGTCAATACGATGCGGTAAGGATTCTCATTGCCGGTTGCATCGTTGTTAGCAATGCTGAGCACAGCCGTTTGAGTAGCCGAGCTGCTGGGCGTAAACGTGACGGTGAACGTAGTGCTACCGGCGCTGGCGATAGGGCCCGTGGGCTGAGCCGTAATCGTGTAGTCGGTCGAAGCGCCGGCCTCAAAGGTAACGGCGGGAGTGCCGTTCAGCGTCACATCGGTAGTACCCAGGTTCTCGATGGTGAAGGTAGCCGTGACGGGCGTACCAGTAGGAACCAAGCCGAAGGAATAACCGCCGCCACTGGCAATGCGCGTACCACCCTGCGTCACGTTGATTTCGGGGCCGGTAATTACCTGGTAATCGGCAATGCTGATGTCGTCGATGTTGATACGGTCACCCCCGGTTTTTACAATCCGGATTCTCACATCCCCTGAAATAGCAGTACTGGGAGTGAAAGTGTAGGCCGTGAGGGTAGAGGTAAGCGTTCCTGAGCCACCAACCAACGTCCAGTTGACCCCATTATCCACTGAAGTCTCTACATTAAAGCTTCCGCTCAAATCACCGGTGTAGTTAGCCGCATACACGACAATGCTTGCGGCCCCATTCGTTTTGTTGAAGCGCATGGTGAGCTTGCCAACATTTCGAATTCTGGCTGACTTGCTCCCGTTCATCATGTCCGAACCAGAGGTTGCTAGTAAAGCATCATTAAACTCCCAGCTACCCGACGTCAAAGTCACATTACTAGTAGTATATCCTGTCTTACTGACACTAGCCTCAAAATCCTCAAACAGCCCAGCAAAAGGCTCCGTAACAGTAAAGGTGGCAGGCAGGGACTTGCCTCCACCCGGGCCGCCCGTAGTAACGGTGACGGCATAGCTTCCGACCGTGGCTATAGCAGTGGCTGGGATGGTTACCGTGAGTTTAGTCCCAGAATTAATAGTAGGCGTGTACTCCACTCCGTTGAATGTAACAATAGCTCCGCTCACGAAGCCTGTTCCATTCACGACTAGTGAGAAAGCCGCTGAACCAGCAACTTTGGTATTGGGTTCGAGGCTGGTAATAGTGGGTACCGGGTTGTTTACCGTGAAGGTTTCGGTGCTGGTAGCCGTACCGCCCGGCGTAGTTACGCTGATAGTACCGGTGCTAGCCCCCGTGGGTACGTTAGCCGTAATCTGGCCAGTGTTATCTACCGTGTAGGCCGAGGAGGCCACCGTGGTGCCGTTGAACTTAACACTGATTACGTCCGTAAAGAACGTGCCGGAAATAACCACCCCAGCGCCCGGTGCCCCGTTATCAGGCGTGAAGCCGCTGATAGTAGGTGGGGTAGCAGTCAGGAAACTGACAGTACCTGGTGTGGGTTTGTAGTTATTGAAGCTAGTAGATGTACTGCTTTCGTTGAATACGTATACATCGGCCACGTAGCTGGTACCCTGTGTCAGGCCTGTCACGGTAGCCGTAGTGCCGTTACCACTTAGTACTACGTAGTTGTTAGGGCCGGTAGTGCTGCCTGAGCCATAAGCCAGATTGGCGCTGTAGCTGGTCTTATCAGCAGGCGCCACAGCTGCGGCCGTAGCGGGACGTACGACGATGATGCGTCTGTTGCCCCCCGAAGTAGAAAGCGAAACACTGCTATTGGTTGGCGTACCACTCACCGAGATAGTAGGCGTTACGGTAGGCTCTGCTACTACTGTACCCAGGCCAGATACCGTTTTCGTTCTTTCGCTAGCACCCGTAGAGTTATGACGGATAGTGTTACCCAGACTGCTGGTAACAGTGTTGCCAGTCAAACGGATGTACACCGACACATCCGTCAGCGTGCCCGAGCCCATCGGAATAGTCCGGGAGTCGAAGAAGTTAGTACCGTCTAGCGACACCTGATAGCCCGTAGGAGCGGCTACGTCTACCCCAGCCGTGAGGTTAGTAGCACTTACACTATACTGTTGAGCATCTGACGTCTCGCCGGCAATAGTGTTAAACGCGGTGAAAGCCGCCGTAGAAACCGTAATAACTGGAGCTGGAGCAGCCGTAGTGAAGGCTACGCTGGTAACGCCAGCCTGCACGTTCGGTGTAGCGGCGTTGTCTTCAGCTACCAAGTACACTACATAGTTGGTGCTGGCCGAGAGGCCCGATATGGTACCAGAGCTTTCAAAGCTCGTGGAGGCGTTAATGATGGTACCTTTGGCACCAACGGCAACCGTGGTGCTGCTGGCATCCTGCCCGGCCTTCACATTCGCTACCGTAGGTGCCGCAGCCGTAGCCGGCAGCACTACAAAATACGTCTTGCCAGCTTCATCCAGCTTCGAAGTAATGGTGGCGCCAGTGGTGGTAGCGGCTGATACTGCTGGAAGTGGCGTTACGAAAGTAGGTGGCGTGGTATCGGCGGCGTTGGTAGTGAATGCCAGCGCCGTGGACGTATACACACTACTTGCGTTGGGGGTAGCGGCATTGTCTTCGGCTACCAGGTATACTTTATAGTTGGTGCTAGACGCAAGACCTGTTACCGCAACACTTCCTGTAAAGGATGAAGCTGGGTTGGTGAAGCTGCCGGACTTGGTGGCGGTATTACCGTCACCATCCGTACCGGCTTTTACCTGCGCCACTGTAGTAGGCGCCGTAGCTGTAGCAGGCAGCAGTACATAATAGGTTTTACCAACTTCGTCCAGCTTCGAGTTGATGGTGGCACCAGTAGCAGTAGCGTTTGTAACTGATGTTGACGCAGCTACGAAAGTTGGGGCTTGGGTGTCAGGAGTTGAAGGTGCAGTACCGCTAAGCACAAGTTTCTGTACTCTGTCACCTTGACGACCAGTTGTCCCCTTATTTGAGAATCGAATTACTACCTCGGAGGAAACCGACGTCAGCGCAATCTTCGCATTTACATAAGCAGAGCTTGTTGGCGTTGCAGAAGTTGCTGTTTGTGTGTAAGTGGCTCCATTGTCATAAGAGACTTCAACAGTTACAGGGTTTTCAGGAGTACCACTACCAAATGTAGCCACATCAATAGATAATGACACGTTGGTATAACCAGTCAGGTTATACTTACTAGTTGTTATCTTATCTACACTTGACTTCTCCAGCAACCAGTAACTAGACTTATCAATAGTTTCTGAACCTCCATTGACAAATGTCCAGCCCGTTGGGGCTGCTCCGCCACCTGCGTAATTAAATATCTCTGTCTGCCCCCCACCCCAGCAGCGGGAGCAGCAGCAGGGCGAAGGCCACAAAGAAGCCCCGGACACAAAGTGGCGGGGCTACCCGCAGTCGAGTAGAAAGTGAGGTCATAGAGAGGTGTGTATGAGAGTTTAGGAAATGCGCGCACTCTGAGAGTCTAAATATAGCGGGTTAGAAGTCTATCTGATGCTATTTCCGGGGTTACAGAATTATTACCTGTTCTCGCCGAGACAATAAAAAAGGCCTCCCGAACACCGGGAGGCCTTTTTTGGTGGCAGAAAAATCTGCGCTGCTTATTGTTTCACGATGCGCTGCGTCCAGTTCTGGCCGCCCTGCTCTACGCGCACCAGGTAGGTGCCACGCTGCAGCTCACCCAGCTGGAGGTTGCCATCGGCAGCCAGGGTGCGGTTCAGAACTACCCGGCCGGTCAGGTCAAGCACCTGTACCCGGGCGTTCTGGATGATTACCGGCAGCTTCACCGTTACGTTGCTCTGTACCGGGTTGGGGTACACGCTCAGGCTGCCAGCTTCACCGTTCACCACCGTTTTCACTTCCGTGTAGGCAAACTTACCGTCGAGGTCTATTTGCTTGAGGCGGTAGTAAGCGGTGCCGCTCAGCGGGTTCTTGTCGGTCGACTTGTACTCGTGTTTGTTAGTGCTCGAACCGTTGCCGGCTACAAAGTCAATCGTCTGGAAGTTCTTGGCATCAGCCGAGCGCTGTACTTCAAAGCCTTTGTTGTTTACTTCCGTAGCCGTGGCCCAGTTCAGGTTCACCTGCTTGTTCTGCAGCTTCACCGAGAAGGCAGCCAGCGTCACAGGCAGGGGCTCACCCACAATCACGATGCCTTCAATCTGCTCAGCCACGGTGGGCGTCAGGTAGTTTTCAGCGGTTTGCGTGATAAAGCCGGTGTTGGGGTCGATGTTGTTGAACTCAAACGAGTAGAAGTAGTAGCTCTTAGACTTGTCGAAGCCTTCGATGGTCTGCTGGGTGTTAGCCCCAGCATACACTACAAAGTAACCAGGAGCAAGCGTTGGGCCGCTACCGTAGATGGAGTTGTTGGTCTGATACGAAACACCATCTACCGGCTGACGGTTGGTGGGCAGCGAAGAGTTTTCGCTGGCTACGATCAGGTGACCTTCGCCCTGGCCAGCTACCGAGCCAATGTAGCTAACGGTGATGGTAGAGCCGCTACGCGTCAGCAGGAAGGGGCGCTCAGCCGTAGGCTGTGTGTCAATCGAGCGGCCCGAGAGCTGACCGTTGCTTACGAAATCCTGTTCCGTCGTGATAGCAAAGTCCGTGCTCTTGAAGCGCAGGTTGTTGGAAGCCTGGCCCAGGTAGGTAGGAGCATAGCGTACGTACAGGGGGGCATTTACATCATACGTCGTAGCATTCGGGGTGTAGGTTGCCGTGGGAGCGAAGTTTACACCGTCGGTCGAAAGCTCGAACTGAGGAGTACCACCCGGGTTCTGAGGCGAGGGCGAGGTATTCGAGATGGAAATCGTGATAGGCTGGCGTACCCGGGCTGCGGTGAAGTTCAGGTTCTGAACCGACGACTTGTTGTTGATGATGATCAGGCCGGGATTCGTGAAGGCATTGGTGATTTCCACCTGCGGACGGCTGGTGCCGGATACCGGGAAGGTAACGGGGTTGGCCGGGCTGCTGGTGTGGGTGATGACGGTGGCATCCTCACGGGCAGTTGGAGGCAGGTAGCGGATGTAAACCGTGGTTACCGTCAGGTCATTGCCGGAGTTGCGGGGGATGGTAATGGTGTTACCCGTAGTGTTACCCAGCGCTTCCAGAGCAGCTACCGACAAACCTACCTGGTAATAAAGCGGTGCCTGTACGTCAACACCTTCCAGCAGATTGGTACCCGAAAGCTGGTAGGTCTGCACTGCCGAAGGCACGCCGGGTACGGTAGAGAACAGGCTGAGCGCACCCGAGGCGTTGATAGCCGAGTTACCCGTCAGGCCGTTGGCCACAATGTTGAGCGTACCCATAGCGGTTGTGTTGCCAGGGGTTACACCTTCCGCTACAATCTGCCCCGTGAAGGGACCAGACGGCGTACCAACCAGCTGCACCTGAATTTCCTGCGTCACGTTGCCGCTGGCGTTGGTGGTCAGGGTAATAGGGGTGTTAACGTAGGCACCGGTGCCAAACAACCGGAAGCGGACGTTAGCCTGCTGAGGCGTCAGCGTCACCGTGGAATTCGGAGCCAGGCCGGTAGCCGTTACAATAGAGGTTCTGGTGCCCGAGCCGTTGGTCGATACCGTACCAAAGTCCATCGGGTTGTTGGTGAACGTAATGGCCGAGGTAATAGCTGGTTCACCTTCACCCGTTACCGTAACAGTCCGCGAAATCTGAGGACCATTAGGGTTAGCAGTGGTAAGCACGATGCTCTGGTTCCGCGCACCCGTCTGGGTAGGCGCAAACTGAACGTAGATGGTAGTAGGTGCTACCGAAGTACCCGTGCGGGACAGCACGATAGGCTGATTCGTGAACGTGGTATTGTTCCGGCTGATGCGGTAGTCTGAAGGAGGCGTGATGGTGATGTTACCCGACAGGTTAGAGCCCGAAACCTCAAATGTTTGTGAGGATGTGGTTTCGCCAATGTGCGTGGCGTTGAACGGCAGCGTGGTAGGCGTGATAGTCACGGTTGGAGGAACCGGAAGGCCCTCACCCGAAACCGTAAAGGTGTTAGTAACAGTTCTAGCCGGATTAGTCGGCGTCGGTGCCAGCGAAGAAAGACGAACGTTAGCAGTGCGGTTGCCTATAGCGGTAGGAGCAAACTGCACATAAACATCAAAGCCATTATTTGCTTCCGTGGCCGTAAGAGTTACAGAACTGCCGAAGGTGCCGTTGCGGCTAACCTTAAAGTCACCAGGGTTTGTCCCGGTCAAAGTAACATTTACGTTATTTATGAGGCCAGTACCTTTTACCCGCACAACAACGGGGAAGCCGGCATCAATGGTACCGTCGTTAACCTCAGTTTCTTCGTCGGTACCAGCTACCTGCTCCGTAGTCTGGCCCACAACCGTATCTATAAAGTCAGGGGCGTCGCTATTGATGGTGGAACCACCAAGAGTTTGGGCAAAGCCTACCGTTGGCAGAACAAAGAGGGCCAACAGGAACACCCAAATAACCGACCATCCGGCGCGGTGTTGGGTGCGAGTGTATGAATTCTTCATATGAGTACGTGGAAAAGTTTGGAAGAAGAAAAGGGCAATTTGTTGACTGTCAGTAAATTTTAAGAAACCACTTGGTTAATTATGGTCCTTGTACGCATTTGAAACAGTGCAGTTCAATGATTTTTCTGACATTTCATATGATTTTTTCTTATATGTAGTTGCTTTTATATTCATTTATGCTGTACTTGGTGGGTTTGCTGGCTTCATAACGCCCCCAAAAGCGTGGGGCGAAATAGCAGGGAAATCGGTTTAGCGGGCTTACTGTCGTTTACATATTTCGTGCCCAAATGATTCCGGGCTCCATCTGGATATACGAATAATTATCTTTTTGCGGTTTTAGGCTTTTACGCCCCTTATACGTTCTTTCTTGGTCAGGCAAACCCTTGATTGAATGCAGGCTCTTGTCCTGAGTTTCACATATCAGGTAAGGCTGATGCCAGGAGATACTCTTACCCAACTACAACATTATCATAGATAGTTGAAATGTGCAAAAGAAAATCCGATTATTCGGATAGGAATTACTCTACTCCCACAGCGGGTAGTGCTCCAGATGGACTTCCTG belongs to Hymenobacter sp. J193 and includes:
- a CDS encoding choice-of-anchor D domain-containing protein, which translates into the protein MLSGTAPSTPDTQAPTFVAASTSVTNATATGATINSKLDEVGKTYYVLLPATATAPTTVAQVKAGTDGDGNTATKSGSFTNPASSFTGSVAVTGLASSTNYKVYLVAEDNAATPNASSVYTSTALAFTTNAADTTPPTFVTPLPAVSAATTTGATITSKLDEAGKTYFVVLPATAAAPTVANVKAGQDASSTTVAVGAKGTIINASTSFESSGTISGLSASTNYVVYLVAEDNAATPNVQAGVTSVAFTTAAPAPVITVSTAAFTAFNTIAGETSDAQQYSVSATNLTAGVDVAAPTGYQVSLDGTNFFDSRTIPMGSGTLTDVSVYIRLTGNTVTSSLGNTIRHNSTGASERTKTVSGLGTVVAEPTVTPTISVSGTPTNSSVSLSTSGGNRRIIVVRPATAAAVAPADKTSYSANLAYGSGSTTGPNNYVVLSGNGTTATVTGLTQGTSYVADVYVFNESSTSTSFNNYKPTPGTVSFLTATPPTISGFTPDNGAPGAGVVISGTFFTDVISVKFNGTTVASSAYTVDNTGQITANVPTGASTGTISVTTPGGTATSTETFTVNNPVPTITSLEPNTKVAGSAAFSLVVNGTGFVSGAIVTFNGVEYTPTINSGTKLTVTIPATAIATVGSYAVTVTTGGPGGGKSLPATFTVTEPFAGLFEDFEASVSKTGYTTSNVTLTSGSWEFNDALLATSGSDMMNGSKSARIRNVGKLTMRFNKTNGAASIVVYAANYTGDLSGSFNVETSVDNGVNWTLVGGSGTLTSTLTAYTFTPSTAISGDVRIRIVKTGGDRINIDDISIADYQVITGPEINVTQGGTRIASGGGYSFGLVPTGTPVTATFTIENLGTTDVTLNGTPAVTFEAGASTDYTITAQPTGPIASAGSTTFTVTFTPSSSATQTAVLSIANNDATGNENPYRIVLTGAAPPTYVWNGTGTSWTAAASWTPARTTATGNDLLIFDGITTLTATPTVDFGTSESIGQLILRNNVAATFLNASNNRTLTVRNTNLNGADFVIEAGSSLTVTSSIGATTGLNIQLATGATATIAGHLEFNNGAQRLLGNGTNSIEFVSGSSFLQNTLMSGASFGTNTASYNTVVFRNGSRVQQSGGEQIFGATAPNSAITLEPASTYVITIPAGSVGGPYAPPVSQRTYGNLEFDLGAAGQARSTSGGVLTIAGNLTVTSGTVELNLGNSIFIGGNVTVSSGAALGFNPGSAETLTLNGTAPQTIGGGGTLTFGPTSTLAINNATGVTLARPVSVSHLTLTNGILTTDATNLLTLGSTLTGGSSTSYINGPLARVKVAGAGTLSFPIGMDTEYRPLTLNISQTDAGTFTAVQHEGAPANQTLSGDLKRVSKLRYYTVTSSAGNFAGTITLSYDAAKDAVTNAGALVIASSNNGSPWVNIGQSATVPPTATTVTSGSFTSLGDFVLASIDEDVNNNPLPVELTSFAAERTGTRVDVRWATASEHNSSYFVVERATDGVHFAPVGRVAGKGTATSRNAYLFVDAQPLAGVAYYRLRQVDQDGSVSFSEIRTVQSSFTAGIYPNPVASTLYVQLPEHAGPVQATITDLSGREVYRGQVPASRQLDLRQLPQGSYLLVLQGQQLRTTHKLLKTN
- a CDS encoding T9SS type A sorting domain-containing protein → MTITPTTLPFNATHIGETTSSQTFEVSGSNLSGNITITPPSDYRISRNNTTFTNQPIVLSRTGTSVAPTTIYVQFAPTQTGARNQSIVLTTANPNGPQISRTVTVTGEGEPAITSAITFTNNPMDFGTVSTNGSGTRTSIVTATGLAPNSTVTLTPQQANVRFRLFGTGAYVNTPITLTTNASGNVTQEIQVQLVGTPSGPFTGQIVAEGVTPGNTTAMGTLNIVANGLTGNSAINASGALSLFSTVPGVPSAVQTYQLSGTNLLEGVDVQAPLYYQVGLSVAALEALGNTTGNTITIPRNSGNDLTVTTVYIRYLPPTAREDATVITHTSSPANPVTFPVSGTSRPQVEITNAFTNPGLIIINNKSSVQNLNFTAARVRQPITISISNTSPSPQNPGGTPQFELSTDGVNFAPTATYTPNATTYDVNAPLYVRYAPTYLGQASNNLRFKSTDFAITTEQDFVSNGQLSGRSIDTQPTAERPFLLTRSGSTITVSYIGSVAGQGEGHLIVASENSSLPTNRQPVDGVSYQTNNSIYGSGPTLAPGYFVVYAGANTQQTIEGFDKSKSYYFYSFEFNNIDPNTGFITQTAENYLTPTVAEQIEGIVIVGEPLPVTLAAFSVKLQNKQVNLNWATATEVNNKGFEVQRSADAKNFQTIDFVAGNGSSTNKHEYKSTDKNPLSGTAYYRLKQIDLDGKFAYTEVKTVVNGEAGSLSVYPNPVQSNVTVKLPVIIQNARVQVLDLTGRVVLNRTLAADGNLQLGELQRGTYLVRVEQGGQNWTQRIVKQ